The genomic window gtgtgttcttatactaatatatgtctgtcaatctatatatcttcacacacgtatgtatatgtgtgtatgtatgtatatatatatatatatatatatatatatatacatatatatacacacatatatgtgtatatatatatataaatatatacatatattcacacacacatatatatgtatatgtatatctatatacaaaatgtatatatatatatatatatatatatatatacttgtgtgtatatatatatatataaaattgatttATTAAGTCATTCTGTTATTGATAAAGAGTTAGTCTGCCCCTGAATGAATCGCATACAGTAGATAAACAGTATGTAACCACATTCCATTTTATATTCTGCATTGAGAAGACACGGATGCTGAATACTGCATATCAGCAATCGAATAAGGCAAGCTGATATCCCAAGTATATTCTGCACTTCTAATGATAACCCATATGCTTTTCCAATGTTGCTCGTCTTTTCTTCCTATGATGTCCCTCAGGCACTACAATGTCAGGAGACATAATGGCAAAGTACAAATAATTACAGTTGGCTGCTTTCAACATTTGATGTCTACAGCTCAATTCTCTAAGCACTTGTTAATTTTGTTAACCAAGCACTGCATCTTCACGGAAGATAGTTTGGAAcggtaataaatatatttttaactaTAAGAAGCCGTGAATTATTTTGGTAAAATAATAAGAttcaattcattcattttcttttaatatagGAAAACATGAGCATATAGGAAATTAAATATAACAAGAATGTAACAACCATGGAAAGCAGTATTAATTACACGATCAAGTATCTTTCCTGAAACTATGGTGCAGAATATGAATTTGAAGGAGTTGGTGGACCGTAAGTTTCACCAAGACCACCCCCGAATCCACCGCGTGAACCACCACCAAATCCACCACCGGAACCACCGCGTGAACCACCACCAAATCCACCACCGGAACCACCGCCAAATCCGCCACTTGAACCTCCACCAAATCCGCCACCGGAACCACCGCCAAATCCGCCACCGGAACCACCGCCAAATCCGCCGCCGGAACCACCACCAAATCCACCACCAGAACCGCCACCAAATCCGCCTGCTCCGCCTCCGCCGATGACTTGTCCTCCACCGTTGGCAGCCGCTTGGAGAGCAGTCTGGAGATCAACTCCAATAGGCAGTTGAGGGTTATCTCCTTCAGCATAGTTGACGAAGTAAACCTCAGGGTTGGACGGTGGAGGAACTGTCACTTCGATCACTtgctgtcctcctcctccatcgtccTTGTTCAGGACGTACACCACGCTCTGTTGCCTTGGTGGAGGAACGATGATTGGCTCAGGCGCTGCTCCCTTCTCAGGAACGCGGACAAATAGGATGTTATGGTCGATTCTTGGGGGAGGAATACTTGGCGGTGGACCACTTTCTTCCTGCTGTTCAGGAGCGTCATAAACAAATACGTTCCGTGAAATTATGGGAACGACACAGGAACCATCAACATGAAGAACCTCTCCCGcattgcatcctcctcctccatatccagatcctccactaccacctccaccacctgaGAATCCTCCTCCGGAAAATCCTCTACTTCCTCCAGagaatcctccacctcctccagaaAATCCTCTGCCACCGGAagatcctccacttcctccggagaatcctccccctccaccagctGAAGGCGGACTGTATCTGTCAGGCGTCGCGCCCGCCAATATGGCGAAAGTTGCGAGgatctgaaaaatatatatttttaaagtctAGATTAGATGGTATGATACTCAATTTTTCACTTTTCATGTTTCATTTCGAGCCAGTTATCTTCATTAATGATAGAAACAGAATTTCACATTTTAGAAATATGATCTCAGGAAGTAACACTCACCAAAAGCTTCATTTTGGGATCTGATACCTAGCTAGAGGTTGAACGTCTTATATACACATTCGTAGCCCCAGACCCCGACCCTCCCCTTGACCCTCACCGCCAAAGAATGATCTACAAACTTAAGCAGCAAATTGGTTTGTCACTATTGTAAGATACAATCCCCCAAAAAATGCGCGCCAAAGAAAGTATGGAtagatttttgtttgttatttcatatatacatatggaaaaattggtatataaatagatatagatagacagaaatataaatggGGATATcagttatattacacacacacacacacacacacacacacacacacacacacacatatatatatatatatatatatatatatatatatatatatatatatatatatatatatacatatatatatatatatttatatatatccatatatacgtatgtaaatatgtatatatatatatttttttttattcatttatatatatatatttacacacacacacacacacacacacacacacacacacacacacacacatatatatatatatatatatatatatatatatatatatacatttatatattcatatatatgtgtgtatatatatatgtatatatatatatatatatatatatatatatatatatatatatatatatatatacatgtgtgtatatataacatacatggaaaattaatagacatttaaatattatatgtatgtacgtatatatacacacacctctttatctttctctctatatatgaatatatatatgtatatatatatgtacacacatacacacacacacacacacacacacacacatatatatatatatatatatatatatatatatatatatatatatatatatatacatatacatatatatatatatatacatatacatatatatatatatatatatatatatatatatatataatatacatgaaaaGTATAGgcacatctatattatatatatatatatatatatatatatacatatatatatatatatacatatatatgtatatacatacacatatatatgtatgtatgtatatatacatatatatatacatatatacacacatatatatgtatatacatacacatatgtatgtatgtgtgtatatatatatatatatttttttttttttcttttcgggaatcttaattttatcagggagagtaacaccagcgtagctacgaacatcttatcatttcatatatatatatatatatatatatatatatatatatatatatatatgtatatatatgtgggtgtgtgtgtgtgtgtgtgtgtgtgtgtgtaactattcacttatataaacatacacatatgggtgtgtatatatatacatatatatatttatatatacactgaatatgtatatatttatatatatatagagagagatatagatagatatttatttacatatatatatatatatttatatatatatatgtatatatactgtatatatatgcatatgtatgtaaatacatatatatatacatatatacatatatatatgtattgtatatatatatacacttaatgtatatatgtatatatataaatatatgtatatatctatacatatatagcctgttttactgttgttttaatcaatttttttactccatgttgtaatttcttaaaatttttgcttatgtttatggttcttttaatctgttttctagcactgaggatgaagttagaaatttcgaaacgtttgaaatgataagatgttcgtagctacgctggtgttactcgccctgataaaattaagattcccgaaaggaaaatcacttgctgcgtatatatatatgtatatatatatatatatatatatatagagagagagagagagagagagagagagagatagagagagagagatgtgtgtttatatagagagagaaagatagatagatagctatatatatatgtgtgtgtatgtttgtgtgtgtgtgtccatggagacgctgtccccagaaggtcgtgcttacaacatacactgacgcaacttaactccgtccacgagaaaatccagtttaccgtagaggaggaagagaatcataaattacctttcttggacactctgatccatcggggtgacaacagcctacgtttctctgtatacaggaagcctacaaataaagatgattatatccattactactccgcccacagcaacaaaacaaaatctggcgttgtaatcggcttcttcttCAGAGCACTGAgtatctgcagccccgaatttcttgaggatgaggttgcctatataattaattccttcatgaaacataaatatcccagaggcatcctactaaacctcagaaagaaggcggatagtacactcacaagatcaaaccctgcactttcttctaatgattttctcgtactACCGCCGtttaacatttcccaggcgatcagcagatactttggcaatacattgagaatcgccagcacatccgggaaaaagatacatgacatgatgcgggacaagaagcagcccgaaagcaaccctaacagtgctgtatatcgcatatcctgcagcagatgcgatacagcatactttggtgatacaggccgtggtttcagaaccaggatcagcgaacatcgagctgacatccgtcaccataggacttccaacgccatggtcgtacatatagatgaaactggacatctacccaattggaaggaagcgaaaatagtccatggagaggcagaaaagaaaaattatgggagctgcttacatcgcgaaggagaataacatcaacgcagcgtcgggtagatttaaACTATCTAAGGTCGCGGCAGcagttatacggacaacgagtgggaggtcacagtcgtcaggtggttcgtcagctcatgtctgataatatatatgtgtgtaggtgggtgggtgaataaatatgtatgtatatatgcatacatatgatcttttttttcctccttgatattactgaaaatgaaaatatattatagcACCATTTTAATTTACTCACAGCTTACATAAGGGTTACAGAACTGATTTCATGGGCATGTATGATACTTATACGCCTATGATaactacatatgtgtgcgtgtgcatatatgtgtatacgtgtttgtgtatgtgtgaaaatgtTTAACAAAATGCACACCTAATTTTGTACATTTCCTCAAAAGGTAATAGATATCACTCTTAacgtttactttttatttataaatcatGTTAACAATAGTATATGGACAGCAGCTTATTATATCACAAAAGATGTTTatttataacgattattattgtATAAGTTCTATAAATTGCCATGTAAACCATAATTTAGACCGTTTATAACTATATTATGATATACAAATTCACATTATTAAATGGCGAGAGGTATTTATAGATTTGCATAGACGAATAAGTAAATGGTAGATTACTTCTTTACATACCATGTTTCTTGGTTAGGGTGTACGTTTTCCATTTGGGATAGATACTGTTACGTGTGCCCATTTGATTAAGGCGTACTTGTCAAAGGTTTATTGAGATATACTCTTGTTGTTGTAACAATAGGCGATCCGAGGGTTTCCTAACGATGCTTAGAGGAACCGTAAATAAAAACATTTCGAAGTACAACGGGGACGACACAGGTTCCATCCACGTGTAACATTTCACCTTCTTTGCAACCTCCATGTCCAGAACCGTATGAGAGTCCGCGATCATTGAGGAATACAGGCGAAGGAAAACTGTACCTTTTAGGCACAGCATACGCTAGAGCAATAAGTACTGCGACGATAATCTGTAAGTGCGAGATAGTATGAGCTCATGCATCTAGATCGAGTGATATAGTCGTAATAGTGTTTCCAGATCATTTTACATCTAATTTagttatataagtttttttttaatgtggaaggatatatctataatgatagagagagagagagagaaagagagagagagagagagagagagagagagagagagagagagagagagagagagagagagagagagagagagagagagagagagagagacttgcgtAACTCTTTCAAAACAAGTATAACGCATAACCGAAGAGACGCAACTCACCTGGAGTTTCATGATTAAAGACGCTGGCTGTCTAAAACACTCTCGATTTTATATACCATCGTTCAAAGAAGACTGGAGTAACTGTTTCCGCATTACAAGGCATTTTGATAGGAAACTGTACATTTAAGAGAAAGTGAATATATAGACTTTATTACATGATTGGATGGTTAGCTGATCTTACATACCGGTGCTCTATTTATACATTTCCTTGTCAATAACTTTGGATTATTTTATGTTACAGATGAGCATATCCAACTTCTTCGTATATAGTCATAAATGCTCTTTACTTTCAAATTGCATATCCAagattatgatatacatattcagaAAGGGTAATTCATGTTATACTACAGCATCAAGGTTAGCTACGATATATGAAACAGCGAATCATTATCTCGAAAAGACAGATATAACATTCCCAGTAACAGACGCTTCAAACGACTGCGTGTTGGAGTGTGGAATAGCTGTACGTAACAACAAAACTGGTATCATTTTACGGGTAGAAGAAAGTATGAATCAGCAAATGAATTTATCCAAAAGTGGCAAGACGAAGGGGAGAACTGAAAGAAAAGTCTTTCGTTTTGTAatttcaagagagaaaaaagtgaaaagagcgAACTGAAACCGAGACTTGAGAttgttataaaacaaaaaaaacaatttacaGGGTTTATATAATTCTGGAATAACGTGAAATATCTTTAAACCATTAGCCTATTATCGTCCCTTAGGTATGAAATGATTTTGAACGTGGGGATAATAccataaaatgataagaaatgaggggaaaatatGACGCCGATAGTAAGGAAGTCTTCGAATAGAGGATTAGTTGGAACAGAACGAAGTAGGTAAAGCAAATATGCTTTGTCAggaggagtgaaaggaaggggaaagtgaaaagagggaaagaaaaaagtgaacagAAAAATTAAAGCGTATAGATATGAAAGCTGAAATAACGAAACGATCTTTAAGGAAGTACTGAATGAACGGcgagaaagaaaacggataatTATGACTGTTATAATCAATTCTATACAATGCAGTGATTATAGATATGGCCATTCCTTTATGAAGATAATAAACACTATCGATTATAAACGCTACAACGGTAACAGATATAAAGACGTATCATGGGTCTGGAAAATACACTGGGTGAACATACAATCTGGAGTTGACGTGACGTTGGTTTCCTTTTGGGAAGAGTTACTGTTGCCATTTACTTCCAGCAACCAGCCGCATTCACGGGTTACACATGGGATGGTGTTCGTGCGAGGGATTatcaacaataagaaaagaattcTGAAGAACAATTCATCCATATATGTCTTATGAAATAGACACATTTAAACTGAAAAGAAAGACAGTAGAAACTCCATTCCATCATTAGAAATAACACGGGGAAGTCACCTACGTGCTCTGACTTAAAACTTACACATGAAGTCTAATAGCATGACTCAGCTTTCAAACAAGACGCGttcagaaaaaaacatgaaaccagACCGCTCTCGGGGCTTGGTACTGATCTCAGCACATCGTCATTCTTATACATGGATCTTCAGAAAGAACATGGCGAGTTGTCAAGGAACACTTTACTAACAACTTTATGACTGACTTATACAGAGATTTTTTAACTCTTATCATCACTCATGGCAttctcattctatttttatttgcatGGGCTATTTAAACTCCACtctacgtgtgcatatatactcaaAAATATATGAGAATTATCTGCTAATTCTCATTTCCCGAAGCTTAATCCCAAGTATCATGGTTTATTAAATTTATTGGTAGACATAACATTTATACCTAAATTATATTCCTTTAACCTtgtacagcatacacacacacatatacacatatacatacacatacgcatatatgcatatatacatacatacatatatatagataggaatagatatagatatacagttacatatatgaatatgtgtgcgcgtgtgtgtatatatacatatatatatatagatatatatatatatatatatatatatatatatatatatgatgtgtatatatatgcattatatatatatatatatatatatatatatatatatacatatattatataaataaacacacacacacacacacacacacacacacacacacacacacacacacacacacctctgtctgGTAACTATATATCTACAATGGCTCTTAAATGTAGATGAAACTAAACACTGATGTATAAAAGATATAGAATATAGCTGACATTACATTAGATGGAATTAAAAGTTGTATCTCCTGAATTTACATTTCCCGAAGCTTTATCCAAAGTATCATGGTTTATTAAATTTATTGGTAGACGTTATCATATCAACTTATCACTTTTCTTATTGTGCTGCAATACCAAAATATAGAACGTATAGGCCAGGAACGTAAGGATACGTGGAAATGCAGTTAATGCAACGAAAAACATTATGTTTAATCGCTTAGTGGGACAAGAGGTATAACCATTATCGGTCACACAATCAAAATTTTGCTTCCTAGTACGAATGACTCTGGAAAATGATAGGGATACAGAATGCAAAGTCATACTTGATGGTTTCCTTCCTGTTTACATTCTCAGTGTCGATGAAAGTATTTTCTTAATTCCATATGTGTATCTACGTAtgagcacatacacagacacacacacacacacacacacacacacacacacacacacacaaatcacacgcatatatatgtgtatttatatatatgaatatatatatacacagatattaatttatatatatgtgtgtgtgtccgtgtatttgtgtatacatatatatatctgtgtgtgtgtgtgtgtgtgtgtgtgtgtgtgtgtgtgtgtgtgtgtgtgtgtgtgtgtttacctatatatatatatatatatatatatatatatatatatatatatatatatatatatatatatatttatatatataaacatatatacatatatatatgtaaatatgtgtgtgtgcgtatgtctatgtatatatatatatatatatatatatatatatatatatatatatataaacatatatatacatagacacacacatatgtgtgcgtgagagaaaaCACAGAAAAGTCAGGAACTCTTATTGTAGTGTTTATGTATTCTGTATGTCCATAATAGACATTAAGACAGTGTCATCATGGAATTATATCCACCAGTTGTAAACGAGATATTAGTGAAAGTAGACGTTTCTGCCATGACTGTGACCCTGCAAATACGACCTTCTCCATGACCAGGGCTTTGTGAGGGCAGCCGATGATTGCTAGATTATGAGGGAAACTGGTTTAAGTTTTCAAGTTTTCCCATTTATACATTTCCAAAATTTATGcgaaaaatatagaaagacatTCCCATACAaatgatatgaaaatacatacacggaaagaagaaaaattcttatatacttatatatatatatatatatatatatatacatatatatatatatatatatatatatatacatacgtaaatatatgtgagtatgtatgtatgtatatatacagatatatacatatatatatatatatatatatatatatatatatatatatatatatatatatacatatatatatatatatatatatatatatatatatatatatatatatgtatgtatatatacatatgaatgtgtatatatacatatatatatatataaatatatatatatatatatatatgtatataaatatatatatatatatatatatatttatatatatatatatatatatatatatatatgtatatgtatgtgtgtgtttgtgtgtgtgtgtgaatgtgtgtgtatgtgtgtttgtgtgtgaatatatatgtgtagatatatacataaaaatatacacaaacacacacatttatatatatacacatctatatatacatacatacatacacaaacacacacaaaatatatacatacatacatacacaaacacacacacaaatgtatgtgtatatagatagatatagatatagatatagatagatagatagatagatagatagatagatatagatatgtgtatgtatgtatgtatatatatatatatatatatatatatatatatatatatatgcatatatgtatgtgtgtaaatatatatatatatatatatatatatatatatatatatatatatatatatatatatatacacatacacacacacacacacacaaacatatacatgcatacatatatatatatatatatatatatatatatatatatatatttatatatatatatatatatatatatatatatatatatatacatatatatatatatatatatatatatatatatatatatatatatatgtatgtgtatatatatatatatatatatatatatatatatatatatatgtatatatatatatatatatatatatgtatatatatacacatatatgtatgtatatatatatgcatatatgtgtaatatgtgcatataaatatatatatatatatatatatatatatatatatatatatacatatatatgtatatatatacatatatatatatatatatatatatatatatatatatatgtgtgtgtgtgtatgtgtgtgtgtgtgtttgtgtgtgtatatatgtatatgtgtgtgtgtggatatatatatatatatatatatatatatatatatatgtgtatgtatatatataaagatatagatagatagatagatagatagatagatagatatagatatgtgtatgtatgtatgtatatatatgcatatatgtatgagtatgtatatatatatatatatatatacatacacatagacacacagaaacatatacatgcatacatatatatatatatatatatatatatatatatatatatatatatatatatatatatatatatatatatacatatatatgtatatatatatatatatatatatatatatatatatatatgtgtgtgtgtgtgtgtgtgtgtgtgtgtgtgtgtgtgtgtgtgtgtgtgtgtatatatgtatatgtgtgtgtgggtatatatatatatatatatatatatatatatatatataaatatatatatatatacatatatatatatatatatatatatatataaatatatatatgtatgtatatatatatatatatatatatatatatatgaatatttatatatttatctatacatgtatatgcatgtgtatatacatatatatatatatatatatatatatatatatatatatatatatatatatatatatatatatgtatatatatacatatatatatatatatatatatatatatatatatatatatacatatacatatatatgtatatatataaatatatatatatatatatatatatatatatgtgtgtgtgtgtgtgtgtgtgtgta from Penaeus chinensis breed Huanghai No. 1 chromosome 24, ASM1920278v2, whole genome shotgun sequence includes these protein-coding regions:
- the LOC125038031 gene encoding guanyl-specific ribonuclease pgl-1-like; translation: MYKIRSSQLSPYWRARRLTDTVRLQLVEGEDSPEEVEDLPVAEDFLEEVEDSLEEVEDFPEEDSQVVEVQEESGPPPSIPPPRIDHNILFVRVPEKGAAPEPIIVPPPRQQSVVYVLNKDDGGGGQQVIEVTVPPPSNPEVYFVNYAEGDNPQLPIGVDLQTALQAAANGGGQVIGGGGAGGFGGGSGGGFGGGSGGGFGGGSGGGFGGGSGGGFGGGSSGGFGGGSGGGFGGGSRGGSGGGFGGGSRGGFGGGLGETYGPPTPSNSYSAP